A DNA window from bacterium contains the following coding sequences:
- a CDS encoding carboxypeptidase regulatory-like domain-containing protein, whose protein sequence is MVRSVTAGLEREPGQLFDLGQHNSENLPGFAVGQLLWDANDPVGLMDNVAIADNGSIAAVGVSLNSFRLQVFDGLTGELFYEVPGEDGLSAVAVSPTGSHVVWAQTRTLRVLTGENGTELWSTTIPDDSYYSGIALSRAGDYVLALMTHGTDSLYLSLYPIESSEPVWEAALPMMAANNQWIGARFSGDGTRIVATSRFRLFALDASTGDMIWNEDGRNTEHPATVSGNGRIIAAAGNNDGKVRCYLWDQANSTYILFWEYRFSGGTSNWGTATAVSYDGQTIAGGSMQFNSTGYEGYVAVFETNGGGVPLWVSAGMGDLVGDIEISDDGLTVAACSWGYLNDSQPDIRVFQKYDAVPFFAYTHPGSPNDLDLSADGTSLIAGGKAVHNRLFGNGGNAYTFALDLEGGSANGTVTLDGTGDYSGVTIEALGTHLRATTSSDGSYQIDHIPAGTYTLTARKLGYSWDTVPGVVITEDGLTSGVNFDLVLTEQAPQNLATVSGQLRSIDLSWSALGTFARSNRAHDALIAVGDSPLTRSNDAEHTSVSEGIEDNLPRRTPHRSLDDPDSIHIWRAPLAGGPYALIGSAVGTATTFSDSVRVYPAFTYYYVVTGVYSNGESEYSNEAAGSLDDSYLVYDPVVPPAVSPVTFDGVISQGEWTDAVRIDISDVYGYDGSNPPQTAYLYLKYNDTNDMLYLACEDHANPSLDEGEGFGIYFDDDDSDTWSYSRPGSEGNYWAYYYASGATLRYRSLSGAPHNVEPYYVFANPQIGFSTASGYFSGEVAIPLGFHDLYQVALYGPDKTPGLGFFVIQRQAGNPIFDGWWPQNMPSIVSNPEYFSNTSIQATLPVPPAPPTDVSVTPVGNNLQVTWTDPTQGVDGLPVNGLAGLILYRNAEVYDFMPVGVQTYTDEAATFGAWYDYSITGYILDDDVEFEGPPSAVVGAYAGVTPEIEYLTYDDGTWEFFMIVSGLYDENRFAIRCNMPTGNEFVYTAQIAVNSIAPIGIGIALDNGGLPEAQLIGPYFITPPVTNEMFTIHFPGEAVAPGDVFWTTLDWTEARPAEPGIATDNNGGDQGRCYWYQAATGWQNQPSNFMIRTGVGDLVDAAEPPPQGLVHEYSLMSNYPNPFNPETTIPFSLAKAGEATLRIFNIAGQQVATLIDGKQVAGYHVVRWNGRDDLGFALASGIYFARLDAGSFSQSRKLILLK, encoded by the coding sequence GTGGTCCGCTCAGTTACGGCAGGACTGGAGCGCGAACCCGGTCAGTTATTTGACTTAGGCCAGCACAATTCCGAGAACCTGCCAGGTTTTGCCGTCGGACAGCTTCTATGGGATGCCAATGATCCAGTCGGACTCATGGACAACGTTGCGATCGCGGACAACGGCAGCATCGCGGCAGTCGGGGTCAGCCTCAACAGTTTCCGCCTACAGGTCTTTGATGGATTGACCGGTGAGCTATTTTACGAAGTCCCCGGCGAGGATGGACTGAGCGCGGTTGCGGTTTCACCAACGGGATCACACGTCGTTTGGGCCCAGACTCGCACGCTTCGGGTCCTTACCGGCGAAAACGGCACCGAACTTTGGTCAACTACTATCCCCGATGATTCCTACTACAGCGGCATAGCGCTTTCCCGTGCAGGTGACTACGTTCTTGCCCTAATGACTCATGGGACGGATAGTTTGTATTTATCGCTGTATCCGATTGAGTCGTCGGAGCCCGTTTGGGAAGCCGCACTTCCGATGATGGCCGCGAATAACCAGTGGATCGGAGCGCGATTCTCAGGCGACGGTACGCGCATCGTCGCCACAAGCCGCTTTCGCTTGTTTGCGCTGGATGCGTCCACGGGTGACATGATTTGGAACGAAGACGGGCGCAACACCGAACACCCGGCCACGGTTTCCGGCAATGGCCGGATCATCGCGGCAGCCGGCAATAACGATGGCAAGGTCAGATGTTATTTGTGGGACCAGGCCAATTCCACCTACATTCTGTTCTGGGAATACCGATTCAGCGGGGGCACTTCAAACTGGGGCACAGCAACGGCGGTATCGTACGATGGACAGACGATTGCGGGCGGCTCGATGCAGTTCAATTCAACAGGCTATGAGGGCTATGTCGCCGTCTTTGAAACCAATGGCGGCGGCGTTCCGCTCTGGGTTTCGGCAGGTATGGGGGACTTGGTTGGCGATATCGAGATCTCGGACGACGGGCTGACGGTTGCGGCGTGTTCCTGGGGATATCTGAATGACAGCCAACCGGATATACGAGTATTTCAGAAATACGATGCGGTGCCGTTCTTTGCATATACACATCCCGGCTCTCCCAACGACCTGGATTTGTCGGCGGACGGCACCAGTCTAATCGCCGGTGGCAAGGCGGTTCACAATCGCTTGTTCGGGAACGGCGGTAACGCATACACATTTGCCTTGGACCTTGAAGGCGGCAGCGCCAACGGCACGGTGACGCTAGATGGGACCGGTGATTACTCTGGCGTGACAATTGAAGCCCTCGGTACGCACTTGCGGGCAACAACCTCCAGTGACGGTTCTTACCAGATTGACCACATCCCGGCAGGCACTTACACTCTTACGGCGCGGAAATTGGGTTATTCCTGGGACACCGTGCCCGGAGTTGTTATCACCGAGGATGGTTTGACCAGCGGAGTTAACTTTGATTTAGTACTGACTGAACAAGCTCCACAGAATCTGGCGACGGTTAGTGGTCAGCTGCGGAGCATTGACTTGAGTTGGAGCGCACTCGGGACATTCGCTCGATCCAACCGCGCGCACGATGCCCTCATTGCGGTCGGAGATTCTCCACTAACTCGATCGAATGATGCTGAACATACATCGGTGAGCGAGGGGATCGAAGATAATCTGCCGCGCCGCACTCCGCACCGCTCGCTGGATGATCCGGATTCGATACATATCTGGCGGGCGCCACTGGCTGGCGGGCCTTATGCTCTAATTGGATCCGCAGTGGGTACCGCCACGACATTCAGCGACAGCGTTCGAGTGTACCCGGCCTTCACGTATTACTACGTTGTAACGGGAGTGTATAGCAACGGTGAGTCCGAGTACTCCAATGAAGCCGCAGGCTCGCTGGATGACTCATACTTGGTCTATGATCCGGTCGTGCCGCCGGCAGTCTCACCGGTGACCTTTGACGGCGTCATCTCTCAGGGCGAGTGGACTGATGCAGTCAGAATTGACATTTCTGATGTGTATGGCTACGACGGTTCCAATCCTCCGCAGACCGCCTACCTCTACTTGAAGTACAACGATACAAACGACATGCTCTATTTGGCGTGCGAAGACCACGCTAATCCGAGTTTGGATGAAGGTGAAGGGTTTGGCATCTATTTCGACGACGATGATTCCGACACGTGGTCATACTCGCGCCCGGGCAGTGAAGGCAATTACTGGGCGTACTATTATGCCTCCGGAGCGACGCTGCGCTATCGGTCTTTGTCCGGCGCACCCCACAACGTTGAACCGTACTACGTTTTTGCGAATCCGCAGATTGGATTCTCGACCGCGTCAGGGTATTTTTCGGGTGAAGTCGCTATCCCTTTGGGATTCCATGATCTTTACCAAGTGGCGCTTTACGGGCCGGATAAGACGCCGGGATTGGGCTTCTTTGTGATTCAACGCCAGGCCGGCAACCCCATCTTTGACGGGTGGTGGCCGCAGAACATGCCGTCTATCGTCAGTAATCCGGAGTACTTCAGCAACACGTCCATTCAAGCGACATTGCCGGTGCCGCCAGCACCGCCGACGGACGTTTCCGTGACTCCCGTCGGCAACAACCTTCAAGTCACGTGGACGGATCCCACACAAGGAGTTGACGGATTGCCTGTGAACGGCTTGGCCGGTCTCATCCTGTACCGCAATGCCGAAGTGTATGATTTCATGCCGGTCGGCGTTCAGACTTACACGGACGAAGCCGCAACGTTCGGCGCATGGTATGACTATTCAATCACAGGGTACATCCTGGACGACGATGTTGAATTCGAAGGTCCGCCTTCCGCTGTAGTAGGCGCCTACGCGGGAGTCACCCCGGAGATTGAATATCTAACCTACGATGACGGTACATGGGAGTTCTTCATGATCGTATCCGGCCTGTATGACGAGAATCGGTTCGCAATCCGCTGCAACATGCCGACAGGCAATGAGTTCGTCTATACGGCGCAGATCGCTGTGAACTCAATCGCACCTATCGGCATAGGCATCGCGCTCGACAACGGCGGCTTGCCCGAAGCCCAGCTGATTGGTCCATATTTCATCACGCCACCGGTTACAAATGAGATGTTTACGATTCACTTCCCCGGAGAAGCGGTCGCGCCGGGAGATGTGTTTTGGACAACTTTAGATTGGACCGAAGCACGCCCTGCTGAACCGGGAATCGCGACAGACAACAATGGCGGCGATCAGGGCCGCTGTTACTGGTATCAAGCGGCGACAGGCTGGCAAAATCAACCTTCAAACTTCATGATCCGCACCGGAGTCGGCGACCTTGTGGATGCAGCGGAGCCGCCCCCGCAGGGACTCGTTCACGAGTACAGCTTGATGTCCAACTACCCCAATCCTTTCAATCCGGAGACGACGATTCCCTTCTCATTGGCGAAGGCCGGCGAGGCGACCCTGCGGATCTTCAACATCGCCGGTCAGCAAGTTGCAACCCTGATTGACGGCAAGCAGGTCGCGGGCTATCATGTGGTGCGGTGGAATGGCCGGGATGACCTTGGCTTCGCTTTGGCATCAGGCATCTACTTCGCCCGGCTGGATGCCGGTAGTTTCTCGCAATCGAGGAAATTGATACTACTCAAGTAA
- a CDS encoding tail fiber domain-containing protein — MRLGFLALLSLAFNAYAIPHLINYQGQLTSPTGTPLDTTVTMTFTLYSTASGGIPLWTETYSPVIVGDGLFNVQLGSLVPLGDYFIADRWLGITVGGNSEMTPRQPITSVASAYRVGTLDWASGGYITSSVNILGELQVGDANTITSSEGLVVGSDNVVNSFRSSITGGSDNLLTTSAVHSHIGGGTDNDAHGQNSVIGGGQGNFAEGDYSAITGGRFNRTQFNSFVGGGVGNTCLGSVNVISGGDSNVVYAGGHNVIGGGSGNEIDSISYGTIAGGQINRVAADYGTVSGGFGNSATGYASVVAGGQSNSASGQEAVVSGGDHNAASGYRSFVAAGGNNEAASNYCFAGGNNSHALHSGAFVWGDGWGTNLTSSANDQFSVRASGGYRLFSNNNHLAGVTMAAGGNAWIAVSDSTKKRNIRLSDTKAVLTKISELPIKEWEYKSEAEGTEHIGPMAQDFWNAFGLGSDSLGIETIDADGVLFAAVQELASQNARLIEQRRIQDEHLANLDRRIQQLEAVILQFGALNNSVKQ, encoded by the coding sequence ATGAGATTAGGATTCCTGGCTCTTTTGTCGCTGGCTTTCAATGCCTACGCCATACCACATTTGATCAACTATCAAGGCCAGCTTACTTCGCCGACCGGCACACCACTCGACACCACCGTGACAATGACTTTCACGCTCTACAGTACGGCCTCCGGCGGCATACCTTTGTGGACAGAGACGTATTCTCCCGTAATCGTCGGAGACGGCTTGTTCAACGTCCAGCTTGGTTCGCTAGTGCCTCTGGGTGACTATTTCATTGCAGACCGCTGGCTGGGCATTACGGTCGGCGGCAACAGCGAGATGACGCCGCGGCAGCCAATCACGTCCGTTGCCAGTGCTTATCGCGTGGGAACGCTGGACTGGGCGAGCGGGGGGTACATCACCAGTAGTGTGAATATTCTCGGCGAATTGCAGGTCGGCGACGCAAATACGATTACCTCCTCCGAAGGCCTTGTCGTAGGTTCGGACAACGTCGTGAACAGTTTCCGGTCATCCATTACGGGCGGGTCGGACAATCTGCTCACCACCAGCGCCGTGCACTCGCACATCGGAGGCGGCACTGACAACGATGCGCACGGGCAAAATTCAGTAATCGGAGGCGGCCAAGGTAATTTCGCGGAGGGAGATTATAGCGCCATCACAGGCGGTCGCTTCAATCGCACCCAGTTCAACAGTTTTGTCGGTGGCGGAGTTGGGAACACGTGTTTGGGATCAGTCAATGTGATTTCGGGCGGCGACTCGAATGTTGTATACGCCGGCGGGCACAATGTCATTGGTGGGGGCAGCGGTAATGAAATTGACAGCATTTCTTACGGCACGATTGCGGGCGGACAAATCAACCGAGTGGCCGCAGACTATGGCACGGTTTCTGGTGGTTTCGGTAACAGTGCGACCGGCTATGCTTCAGTAGTGGCCGGCGGCCAATCGAATTCGGCTTCCGGTCAGGAAGCAGTGGTGAGCGGCGGCGACCACAATGCCGCTTCAGGGTATCGGTCATTCGTCGCTGCTGGAGGCAATAACGAAGCTGCGAGCAACTACTGTTTCGCCGGCGGGAATAACTCGCATGCGCTTCACTCGGGTGCATTTGTCTGGGGCGACGGTTGGGGCACGAATCTTACGTCGAGCGCGAACGATCAGTTCAGCGTGCGTGCCTCGGGAGGTTATCGTCTGTTCTCCAACAACAACCATTTGGCGGGTGTGACGATGGCCGCCGGAGGAAATGCCTGGATCGCGGTCTCAGATTCAACGAAGAAGCGGAATATTCGGCTATCCGACACGAAAGCCGTGCTTACAAAGATTTCCGAGTTGCCGATCAAGGAATGGGAGTATAAGTCAGAGGCCGAAGGCACCGAACATATAGGTCCGATGGCGCAGGATTTTTGGAATGCGTTCGGCCTGGGCAGCGACTCGCTGGGAATTGAGACGATTGATGCGGACGGCGTGTTGTTCGCCGCGGTGCAGGAACTGGCGAGTCAAAATGCTCGCCTGATCGAACAGAGACGGATTCAAGACGAGCACCTTGCAAACCTTGATCGTCGTATTCAGCAACTTGAAGCAGTGATATTGCAGTTCGGCGCGTTAAACAATTCTGTTAAACAGTGA
- a CDS encoding T9SS type A sorting domain-containing protein: MAATGTLTISYGMNSFPLPLDQPNYLSTDGEALALWGWMPPIVGGSNGAPSVFNVNASDCAGNTATMQPFTICVDTTKPQNAVTAFDARPAHLGVWLKWSWTAGLQAQEMRIYRSPLSGQYPSYSGDLWASEANYATTMPVPVGWTLVATQTALSGTTSAVYGSVNNRGDGPTTHVAGSDTYWLDADTNWVNGHGNAASYRDIYRYVTFVKDAGGNWSVGDTVEFLENADRSTNYWLGDWVTADVGAGNFNSSGRVNTADLNVLPPVYFTNTGTYHNIGPVNFENGTVGKSVPNPDGSGSVNFSDLVVFSFNYGVVAPVGESPSTEFGLEPDPAQYRPFGNLDEAPVVSLTTPTDASFDDGSEFTVTIGLTGNEGDVVKAVEAVLEYDDTRLEYVSSTTSAIATDGTLFTKAALVNNEAGKVGIVAAACGGYTTLYDDAVLGTVTFRVMREITSPCELSLVSVQMVDNTGAISTTESDGISIQSASSIPTNYALHQNYPNPFNPTTNIQFDLVEAGHVTILVYNTLGQAVATVLNQPLEAGRHEVSFDASTLASGLYIYTIQVNGFSDLKKMVLIR; this comes from the coding sequence ATGGCGGCGACCGGCACGCTGACGATTAGCTATGGCATGAATAGCTTCCCGCTTCCGCTTGACCAGCCCAACTATCTGTCCACTGATGGCGAGGCCCTCGCGTTGTGGGGCTGGATGCCGCCCATTGTGGGCGGTAGCAATGGGGCGCCGAGTGTATTCAACGTGAATGCGTCGGACTGCGCGGGCAATACTGCGACGATGCAGCCGTTCACAATCTGCGTTGACACGACGAAACCGCAGAACGCCGTGACCGCGTTCGATGCACGCCCCGCGCACCTCGGCGTTTGGCTGAAGTGGTCGTGGACGGCCGGTCTGCAGGCTCAGGAGATGCGTATATATCGCAGTCCGCTCTCGGGACAATACCCAAGCTACAGCGGCGATTTGTGGGCGAGCGAGGCGAACTATGCGACGACGATGCCGGTGCCGGTGGGCTGGACCTTGGTGGCGACGCAAACCGCGCTGAGCGGGACGACATCGGCGGTCTACGGCAGCGTGAATAACCGCGGTGACGGGCCGACGACTCACGTTGCTGGTTCGGATACATATTGGCTTGATGCTGACACAAACTGGGTGAACGGTCATGGCAACGCGGCTTCGTATCGTGACATCTACCGCTATGTGACGTTTGTGAAAGATGCGGGCGGAAACTGGTCCGTCGGCGATACGGTTGAGTTCCTGGAGAACGCAGATCGCTCGACGAACTACTGGTTGGGTGACTGGGTCACCGCAGACGTGGGAGCGGGCAATTTCAATTCCAGCGGCCGTGTGAATACCGCGGACCTGAACGTCCTGCCGCCCGTCTATTTCACGAACACCGGAACGTACCATAACATTGGGCCGGTGAATTTTGAAAATGGCACGGTGGGGAAGAGTGTGCCGAATCCCGACGGATCGGGTTCGGTGAATTTCTCTGACCTCGTGGTGTTCAGCTTCAACTACGGCGTTGTGGCGCCCGTTGGCGAATCCCCTTCGACGGAGTTCGGTCTTGAACCCGATCCGGCGCAGTATCGCCCGTTCGGCAATTTGGATGAAGCGCCGGTGGTTTCGCTAACGACGCCGACTGATGCGAGTTTTGACGACGGCAGCGAGTTTACGGTGACCATTGGCCTGACCGGCAACGAAGGCGATGTGGTCAAAGCCGTTGAAGCGGTGCTCGAGTATGATGACACACGGTTGGAGTACGTCAGTTCAACCACTTCGGCTATTGCTACGGACGGGACGCTGTTCACCAAGGCGGCGCTGGTCAACAACGAAGCCGGCAAAGTGGGTATCGTGGCCGCAGCCTGCGGCGGATACACAACACTTTACGATGACGCCGTGCTTGGCACGGTGACCTTCCGTGTGATGCGCGAGATCACGTCGCCCTGTGAGCTTTCCCTGGTCTCCGTGCAGATGGTTGATAATACAGGCGCGATCAGCACGACAGAGAGCGATGGTATTTCGATTCAGAGCGCCAGCTCGATTCCGACCAACTACGCGCTGCACCAGAACTACCCGAATCCGTTCAACCCGACGACGAATATTCAATTCGATCTGGTCGAAGCGGGCCACGTGACGATTCTGGTATACAACACCCTTGGCCAGGCGGTTGCTACAGTGCTCAATCAACCGCTCGAAGCCGGTCGCCACGAGGTTTCGTTCGACGCCTCGACCTTGGCGTCCGGATTGTACATCTACACGATTCAAGTCAACGGTTTCAGTGACTTGAAGAAGATGGTCTTGATTCGTTAA
- a CDS encoding aminopeptidase encodes MFRLFSLLAFALSSCLFAQSSDPQAGLSVEQVRSLIQSVELDARTRTAMNAVTSNDIKSIAMNRDVLAASDDIFSFKLETKGITDQEGSGRCWMFAGANLMRQDVSAKYDLDEFEFSESYFAFHDLLEKSNVFLEYIIATRDRDIQDRELVKHLEDPIGDGGYWGFFANLMQKYGVVPKNAMSETRSSANTGTMQRILAMLMRRDAAHLRTLGAEGRSLEELRAEKARMLKDVTRLLVINYGVPPTEFEWRTTDSTGRASDPETFTPQEFFRNVVDVDLADFVSLANYPIHPFGKNYSIQSMQPMADKNDVTFVNIDAATMKDITLKALMDSNRIWFACDVGHESYSKKGLLIEGMYNYEELFGIELGMSKEVRLDYRDQSANHAMVLVGVDVVDGKPRKWLVENSWGKERGDGGLFTMSDEWFDEYVLNVIIPSRYLPKELLRISMEPPTPLPIWDPVWDRLELR; translated from the coding sequence ATGTTCCGACTCTTTTCGCTGCTGGCTTTCGCTTTGTCATCTTGCCTGTTCGCCCAGTCTTCGGATCCGCAGGCCGGGCTGTCCGTGGAGCAGGTGCGCTCACTGATTCAGTCCGTTGAACTCGATGCTCGCACCCGCACCGCCATGAACGCGGTCACCAGTAATGATATTAAGTCCATCGCCATGAATCGCGATGTGCTCGCCGCCAGCGATGACATCTTCTCATTCAAGCTCGAAACAAAAGGTATTACGGACCAGGAAGGCTCCGGACGCTGCTGGATGTTCGCGGGCGCCAATCTGATGCGTCAGGATGTATCCGCGAAGTATGATCTTGACGAATTCGAGTTTTCTGAGAGCTACTTTGCGTTCCATGACCTGCTGGAGAAGAGCAACGTTTTCCTCGAGTACATTATCGCTACGCGCGACCGTGACATTCAGGACCGCGAATTGGTCAAGCACCTTGAAGACCCCATTGGCGACGGCGGATACTGGGGTTTCTTCGCCAACCTCATGCAGAAGTACGGCGTTGTGCCGAAGAATGCGATGAGTGAAACGCGCAGTAGCGCCAACACCGGCACGATGCAGCGCATTCTGGCGATGCTCATGCGCCGGGACGCCGCTCACTTGCGGACACTCGGCGCCGAGGGAAGATCATTGGAGGAGTTGCGCGCGGAAAAGGCCCGCATGCTTAAGGACGTCACTCGCCTGCTCGTCATAAACTACGGAGTCCCGCCGACGGAATTTGAATGGCGAACGACCGACTCGACCGGCAGGGCTTCCGATCCCGAGACGTTCACTCCGCAAGAGTTCTTCCGTAACGTTGTGGATGTGGATCTCGCCGATTTTGTGTCACTCGCAAACTATCCGATTCATCCTTTCGGCAAGAATTACAGTATCCAGTCCATGCAGCCGATGGCGGATAAGAACGACGTGACCTTCGTGAACATTGACGCCGCGACCATGAAAGACATCACACTCAAGGCGCTAATGGATAGCAATCGTATCTGGTTCGCCTGCGACGTCGGCCACGAGTCGTACAGCAAGAAGGGACTTCTGATCGAGGGCATGTACAACTACGAAGAGCTGTTCGGCATCGAGCTTGGGATGTCCAAAGAAGTGCGTCTTGACTATCGCGATCAATCTGCAAATCACGCGATGGTGTTAGTCGGGGTGGATGTCGTGGACGGCAAACCGCGTAAGTGGCTGGTTGAAAACAGTTGGGGCAAGGAGCGTGGTGACGGCGGACTTTTCACTATGTCTGATGAGTGGTTTGACGAGTACGTGCTGAATGTCATTATCCCAAGCCGCTATCTGCCCAAGGAGTTGCTGCGCATTTCAATGGAGCCCCCGACTCCCCTGCCGATTTGGGATCCCGTCTGGGACCGGCTTGAATTACGCTGA